ATTACCTTTCCTCTACCTTGACGATCAAACATATATGCTTACCATtctgataaaatttaaaagaaactttggcAATTAATGGCTACTACtttcagaagaaaagaggaacaaaggtGGCGAAACTCatctaagaagaaaaacaaagagaaaaatctttctttctgtGCCAGATCATCCGGTTTCTGTGTACAAAacttcattttatagttgagggaGTTTTAAAATTGCCAATCACTAAAACTGATATACGTAGATTTTAACATATTAGCAAATGATAAGGAATTTTAAGGAAGAGGACAAAAGGttatttatttgggttttttcctgaaTAAAAACCAAATGTAATTTATAAACGGGTTTCTTTTATATGTAGGGATCCATGGCCACTCCATGGCCACTCAGCCCTCCTGGGGATCAAAACTCAAGACAGAGGATGAGAAAGGACCAAAAGTAAACTAGGTCCAGGTAATTCTGACAAGGACATTGTTTCCAAGACAATTTCCTTTATGAAGATGGTAGGGTCTAGGTCAGTCAGCTAGATTTCTTCTTCCCAGAGAGTATTTCATATGCATACTTCAAAACTGAGGGTCAGCTCCCTGTTCCCTGACAGAACACTATCTTAGTAGCAGAAAAATCAAAGGATaaacaagaagaaaggaaggtgtCTAGAGAGTTTCAGGACTATTACTCTACACGGTTACCAGTATTCATTTAAACACTTTAGCAAATCACTTTCTAGCATCTGAattctttacagagaaaataatttacatttcacTTCTAAAACTCAGAATAAAAACTATTCTAATAGCCACCTAGTGACCAGATGAATTGGACTTTGCATATAttagcttgctctttgtcattaGTGTGGAATGGTCCTCTTTGTTTTTGCCTTTATTAAACTCACACGCATTTACAACTGTATAGAAAAGGATACCTTCCACACTGTGCTCGGAATCCTCAGACCTCACAAACCTTACATGtgccccactctctctctctcttctccctttttgtgACTTTAGACAAAGaacatttttgcttttcaaaaagccTTCATTGATCTTATAAAATCTGGAAAGATCATAACCAAAGATCTGGAAATCATTGTTAACTAAATGCCAAATCTAAAACACAGTATTTAACATCTTTCTACTTCCATCTTACTAACATGCCTATCTGGAAACCAAAAATCCAACTCCTTCACGTATAGACAACCACCTTGGAAGAGGCCCAAGAAGACCTGTGCATCACTCCTGTAAGGTGTTCTAAGCCTGAAGACAAGAAGGCTGCTTTTATCAACAGAAGGAAAAGGATTATTCTGTTAGCTTTATCGCAGGCGTCCTAGTAACCCTGTAGCCTTGCACACTTCAGCCCCCACTCAAAATCCCCTCTAATGCTTTATTTGCACAAGGAAGACATTGCAGAGTCAAGGATGGATGCATTGAAACtctggggagaggaaagaaatgggcCTGAGGACAGCAGGATTAAAGGCAAAGGAGGTTTCTGTTTGGGAAGGTCTCTTGGCTCAGAGAAAGGTAAGAAAATTTGTCTTAGCTTCACAGTGaattgaagaggaaaaaagcagggaCACAAAATTCCTGGGGTTCTCATGACTAATACAGTAAAAGTGAAGCGAAAGAGGAAGGTAAGTCGAGACGGTAGGTCAGGGATGAGATCCAAGAGGCTGTGTGAATAAGGAGATTAAATTACAGGTGGACATTAGTTGATAAAATGACAATAACAGGCTGAAACAGGAGCACAGTTCTGTTTGAGTCCACTCTGCTGAGATGCAGGAAGAGGCTGGTACCCCAATGGCATCACTATTTCTGGTTATTTTGAGGTGGCTAAACTTATATCACATATTAATTCAAGTCATGGACCTCAACAAGGATGAACACTTctcttcttaagaaaaaaaaatttcaaaattaaagtaTTAGAGTTTCTGTTGAGTTTTTAACCTGGGATCAAAAGATCTGAGTTTTCTTGAAAAGCAAAATTTCAAGTGAGAATCAAAAAACTTTCTTTGTACAAGTGTTTTTTTCAATTTGCTTATCATGTAACAAAATTCCAGAATTAAAAAGTTTAGGTGTGATGTGGTATTTCCCCCAAATGAAATGTATCCCCTGTCTTCCAAGGTTTGCAGTCTCTTGAACACACACGGGAGAATATCTGTACTATTCTTCCCATCTAGAGTATCCTACACACTCGTCTGAACTTCTATATGGCTGGTCATGAGCCAAGCTCCTAATCCTCAGAATAAAGATGGAGATTGAAATATTCTCCTTCTATCAATAAATGGTTTTCCTCAGACAAACCACCCTTTCAACAGTACCTCCTTATGCATTAGGACATAAAAACACAAGCGCTTGTGTTTTCTAGTGGTTTGACATAAATGAAAGCACCAAGCTTGGGTGTTGTAGCCATTTGGTCTCAGAATCATTTATTCCAGTGTTATGACTTGCAAAATTTTCAGCAAACCAACTAAAATTGTGATAGGAATTCATGCAAATAAGCCTAAATTTTGGCTTGTCTTCAAACACTccatttccataaatattttatgcaGGTTTTCAtgagtcttttatttttgttaaaaaaaaatccaacgcATTAACCTCATTATCACAAGTGtactatttcaaatttaaaagaatgaatattacTCACAAACTTGGTGGGGGGGTTGGGTAGagtattacattttattattcaaGTACAGCTTCTTGTCTGCTGTATTCTGGAACTGTCAATGATTAACTCAGAATTGAAAATAACTTTGTGACCGTAAAccatttttacagaaaaaggtaagtgggagtggggagaggggatggTGAATGCTTTGAGTTGTATAAAGAAAGTCACTTATTTTTCCCAGAAATTTTGCTTTTCATGGATTGAGCCCCTTGTATTTTAGTACaatggagaattttttttaactttttttttttttaaagattggcacctgagctaacaactgttaccaatcttctctttttttccctcttcttcttccccctaaagcccccagtacatagttgtatattctagttgtgagtgcctctggttgtgctatgtgggacgctgcctcagcatggcctgatgagtggtaccatgtccacgcccaggatctgaaccagcaaaaccctgggctgctgaagcagagcgcgtgaacttaaccactcagacatggggccagcccccttttttaaacttttattttagaaaagattgATCTTCTAAATATGAGGACAAAACAGAGTATTCTAGAGGCAGGTCACTACTTTTCAGTGGTACTTTTATAATGCATTACTTTGTCAAAGAACACTACCCAACTGATAAGCACTAGAATTTGGGTGGTGGCTATCTGGAAACTTCCTagttaattttgtttcttctacATATACTGATTTTTACCACGtaataaaattttctctaaaaatattttagaaagacaacataaaaccaaaaaaccacATCCAATACAACAGGAGGAACTAACTGGCGTGTAACTCTAGTTGGGCTCGTGTATTATGTAAATGATCTGCTCACAAGCTTATCTCCACAAGTGTCAGATAGCTGTGTTACCCCACCACTGACCACCTTGACACATtccatttatattacattttctttaggATTGAAAAAGAACATTGTAGGTTTAGGACCAGCTGCTTCTGTTTAAGCCCAACTGTTTCAGAGCTGCAGCTACATAGCTAAGGTGTGATGTCATCTGAAGGCTGGACATAACATATTCTAACTGATCCTAAACGTAGATGCATGTCTCTCCTTCTGTGCATAATTCCCATGATGGTCTATATTTTAGAGATGTACTCAAAGACATTGtgaagttaaaataaagaaacccaCAACGCCATACCATTTCCCCATATTAACAATTACTTTGGTccattttcttctgatatttttatGACTCTTAAAGAATTCAAGGACACACTAAATACTCATGTAAGAATGATAACATTTCTGGTTATACCTACAGAGATGCAGGCTGTCTCGATGTCCTGGACCTATGGTTCTTTCCATCcgtaaatttctgtttctatattggataaatatgtgtgtatgaaGATATTATATTGACTTAATTAAAAAGCCACAAGGCAAAGCAGAAATATAAATAACAGAAGCTGCGGCTTCTAAGTGAAGGTTCACGGGGAAGCAGGGGACTGTGTACATAGTTAACTTATTCACACCTAGATGcatggaaaaacaaacacacacatacacagagcaCAGAGAACAATGGCGTGCATTACTGGGTAAGATGGCACATGATCTGCATGCTTCATCATAACAAGCACCAATCCTTCATGAGCATGGCAGCTTGGTTATCACGTGGTCACTGTGGACAGTCTTTACAGTGCATCAGAAACATCTAAGTtggattttttaatgttaaggCCAACATGACTGGCACCCTCCACCCCCGGCAGGAGCAGCCAATGGAGATTTACTGACCTGTCTCTGCTCCGGCGAGAGGGGAAGGCGGCGTTGCAACCAGCCACCGTGCAGACGTGCATCTCTTTTAAGTGAACGTTCCTGTAGTGAAGCTTCACGCTGTAGGAGCTTTTGAAACTCTTCTTGCACACGTAACAGATTTTGGGGTCTGGGCTAGAACACAGGTCACCTTCTGGGGAGAACTTTTGAGGGCTGCCATAATTCAGAGACGAGGCAAAACTTTCATGTAGGGCTGCCATGCTGGCCCCCCCACCATTGTACAGTCCGTACTGGCTCATGTAAAACATGTCGTAAGTGGGATCTGTAAATTCTTCCTTCACCTTGATGACGTCTTGGTGAGAGGGCTCACTGTGGTTCTCATCAGGCCTCTCGCTGTTCATCAGGACTTTTTCGCTCACTTCGCTGTGAAGGTGCTCATCCCCTTCCATGGATTCCTCTCCTAGTTTGGGCTCTGAAGACTCAGACTCGTTCTCATAGTCCCGCTCCGGTTCTTGGTCCTCAGAAGTCATGCTGTCGGCCCTTCTTATTTCAGTCCTTGAAATGCACCGGGTCCTGCTATGCTTAGAAAAGTCCTTCACAGACATGCCTGGACTCATCTCCTCCTGGGAGTGGCAATGATTGTCATGGCTCATGTCGTTGACCACAGCTCCACCATCATTGGggtcatcatcttcatcatcaaacTCATCAGCGGTATCAATAATTTCCTTCTCAATCTTCACAGGCATGCTGGACTTCCTGGGCTTCTTTTTGGGTGCCAGGTCAGCACTGGGCTCATGAGTGGCCATCATCACTACTGGCGCTGCTGGCTCAGAGGGTGGTGGGGGGTGCTGCTCTATAGTACCACTGGTTGGAATGATGGGACTGGTTGGGAGGGAGGTTGGAGGACTCACCATTTCCCCTGGAGTGAGTAAacttctataaaatggaggaacTGGTTGGACAGTCTTTAGCCCAGAAAACACCAGCTGGCTAGGGAGAGGATTCTGTAAGACAGGGTCTAGTGGGGGAGTGGTAAAACCCATTGGGGGCCTGCCAGGGCTTGTGAGTGTGAGATTTGATTTTGTACTTGCTATGACGGGGGTGGCAGCTCCTGATGTGGCCCGAATTAAATCTTTGTCTCGGTTATTCCTTAGCATAGGCATGTGAAGGCGAGGGTTAGGGTTTGCACTGTGGCGATTACGGCTTCGGAGGGAACTAAAGACCATGTTGCAACCTTCGATGGTGCATCGATGTTTGATCTTCAAGTGAACAGCATTATAATGAATTTTGAGAGTACCTTTGTCATAGAATGTCTTCCCACATGCATTACAGAACACTCTTCCTTTCCTAGAGGCTGACCCCATCCTTCTCATCCGATGAATCCGGAATGAGCTTTTTGGGTGTTCAGTTTTGTTCAGATCACTGACTGGGGCGGAATTCTGAATGGGGGACACACAGACTGGCTCGGTTTTGGGCTCCACATTAGTAATGCTGGTCAGGGCATTTCTATTGGGCGTCTGATCGTTTTTATAAGGTGTGGGAGAGACTTCCGATTCACTGCTCTCATTATATTCATTCTGGGTGGAAAGGCTTGGTTCCCGCAGCCTCAGTCCTGGTTGCTCTAATAGTAGCCCGTTTGGAGGCAATCCGAGGAGTGGGGCTGAGACGGGGTTTATGTACTGGAATGGAAGCAGAAACGCAAGGCTGTTGGGGATGTTTTCGAAGTGATGAATGCTGGAAGGGTTGCTGTTCTCTAGGTGAGCGAGGAGGCTGGGACTCCTGGTGCGATTATTGCTCTCAATAAAAGTCCTTATGTCTGAGTCTGTCTTTGAAGATGGTACAGCTACGGCCTGCCCTTCTTTCTCCTGAATTGCCATCAGCTCCACAATGGATTTGGTTTCTCCAAACCGCAGAAACTGCTGAAGGGTGATGATTTCCTCTTCTCGAGACATGATGGCCCAGCGGTCCAGCACCTTGCCGGCAGCATCCTAGAGGCCACATCAAAGAAACAACAGAGACAAACACAAAAACTTATTGATTGTGCATAATTATTCAAGGCAACTGAAGGTGCTCTGTCTGCTCATGAAACACCGAGAGCGAGAGCCGAAAATAACATGCAAGCACTGTTAATAAAAGTCGACCCACAAAGCAAACTTTTCTGCCATGCAAATGTAGTAATTAGAGTCACAGGGAAACAGATTGAGTTTAATAACGTCAAAGCAAACAAAATGTAGACCACTGGGGCTCTGTGATCTAAAATGCCTTCACTACTGCTATTTTAACAACAATGGTCTATAGAATACGCAACTATTTAGCATATATTAGTAGAAGACGTGAACTCTTGCTGTGCAACCCAGTATAAATGCAAAATATGGTACCTTAATCCGTATTAAATAGTGACACCATAGAAGGAATTAGGCACATTTTGTGAAATTTACTTCTTCAACACAAGCATACATGACACTGGATTCAATGATGAAAATTCCTTCAAATAGGAGCTATTCTGTGAATCTCTGaatcaaaaagatgaaagaagtaGTATTGCCCTCCATACCCCCATTACtaaaccatatttttttcttttttaaatgactatattTTAGCGTCATTTAATAGCAGGCAATTTCATAAGGTAGAGCAAGGAGAAACAGTAATTGTGCTTTCCCTGGAAATTGTAATCCTATGACTCCACGTTTGAGTTAGACTTAAAGTATTTGAGTTTTTATGATCTTGTTATAAACGACAGTTACAGATATTTAGAAAGTAAACATGTGATGGATTTAGATAGAATAAATGTGTAAAAATGTTGTCTCTTAACATCCTCCTCTGATAGCAAAGAGAATCCACAGAGAATACACATCAGTAATCACCAGACTATGTGTtgttaaatatacattaaaaagcATTTCACACTTTCATTTTTGCTAGGAACCATGAGATTTGCCTGGAGGTAGGACTTAAAAATCCTGCAATGTAATGTCAGACAATCCATTTCAGCATAGATTGTGAGACATCTATTCAAACCCTTAAATAACGACTCCATCGTTTTTGAGGGCACAGCTTCTTTCCATCAGGACAAGACACTCTGTACCCTCTGTGAACAACACTTGCCCCAACCCTGACTCTcaatttaagaaaacataaaatcttctgaaaaaaacaaaataagatactTATTTTATTACAAAGAGAAGAAACATAACTTTATAATGGAGAAACCTAGCAGACACCACTTAAAAGAAGTGaacaaagttaacatcaccagtgacAAGTATCATCATGTGCCTCCTAATACATACACTGAGAAGGGCACATTATCCCTTTTGTGGTATTTTTGCTGAAAAATTataacctcaatctaatcatgagaaaacatcagaaaaaccaAAATTGAAGGGCATTCTACAAAACAGTGGCTAGTACTCTTCAAAGTGTAAAGGTCAGAAAAGattaacaacaagaacaaaaaaggcCAAAGACCAGTTACAGATTGGAGGGGACTAAGAAGACAGGACAAATAAACGTAATGTGAGCTTCTACAGAGCCTagagcagaaaaaggacattagtgggaaaattggcaaaatttgaataaattctcTAGATTAGTTAATAGTGGGTATCGATCTTAATTTCTTGGTTTCAATAATTGTACTAGGCTTATGTAGAATGTTTTATTAGGGGAAGCAGAATAAAGGGAACTACACTATTTTTGCAACGGAAAATTCTCTCTTGTAGATAGTTCTACTCAGCCTTGCGATATAAAATTCTCTCTGGACCACAATTGTATGGTCTGAATCATGACAACTGGTTTGACTTTAAGGAGATACTTGCCATTTGTTTAAATTACTTCTTAAAAGAAAGCAGCTCTAACAGTTATGTGCTCTTCCTTATAAGACTCACTCCTAGAAGTCTATCATTTTACACAGAGTATATGTGTGGGTGTGTTCATGGGGGTGTCAATTCCTACATGAATTATCAAACACAGATGTCCCTCTCTCATCTTGTTGATAAAATTAGCCTTCAGATCAACACTCTCACGCAACTATCTGCTCAGAATAGTCATATAATAATGTGTGTACATGGTGACTCTGGATGACGCTGGATAGCCATCTTTAAAAAGTATCACTCATAGCAATTGGTCTCCCTTACATCCTTTTGTGGAATAGGGGAAGCAAGGGGGAGTGTTGGTGGTGTAcgtaaatagagaaataaattgtgattttgtatagattatctcatttgaaCCTCATAATAGCTTCCAGAGCTCAGCAcatgtttcacagatgagaaaccaGAGGTGAAGAAAGGTGAGATGGCTTATTAAGGTTGCCAAGATGCTAACTTGGGgtccaggacttgaacccagaaattctgattccaAGTTCAAGGAGCGCAGTGACTGTCATCCATGATGCCATTTCCCAGGTGGGCACATTGAGTTTGTGATAAAAGGAGCAGGACTAGACCTGAACAAGGCTGGTCTCTGTAATGTCATCTTCTACACCATTCTTCTTTTACCATCAATTCTACTCTCTTGATTGTTCTGTTAGGGAGCCTTTCAGTATGGATCATTTCTCAGGCTGAAACCCAATCTGAGCAGTAAACAGTCATTTCTTCCTCAGGTTATTCCCAGGTACCCTGCACCTAAATCTGCATGTCGATAATGTTCTTACACAGCTGGCAGCCCCTGGTATTAAAATAGGCCTTAGAAACCATAGCAACTGATCAAACCCACCTGAGGCATCTCCTTTCCGCCCgctcctgtcttctctctccccacagtACACAGCAGTCCCATatggtttcccttttctcctggcCCGCCACAATGCCTGCTGCTATTTCTAAAACCACTGCCTTTCAGACTCTCTTTCAGTCCTGAGTAGCTGTCTCCGCCGAAATGGAGACTGTTACGTTAACCCACTTACTTCTGGTGGAAGAGGTCCAGGTAAGCAAGATTTAGAACTTTGGGGGAGCCTGAATCATAAAGAGAAGCTGCATTTATCGTAGTAACAGAAGCAGCAATTTATACTTACACAGAAGAACCATATAACATCTTTGCAAACAAACGTGCCTGGGAGCAAGACAAATATCAACATTACATACTCAAACTGGAGTCCCCCTGACAGGGCACCCTCTGAATCCAGGCAGCATGAAGTGCCACAGAAGTTCTTTCCAAAGCAGCCATAGTTCATATTTGATCAAGATTGTCTAATACCATCACGTTCATAAACAGAGAAACTGCAGCAAGAACCAAAGTTGACTTTCTCATGCTACGTAATAAATTTGCAAGCTCAGTGCTAGGAAAGACTACCAGTATTAGCATATCCTTGGATAAAGTGGTTGAAGGGAGTTAGAAACAATCAAAGGGAAAAAGGGGAGGCCCGGGTTCCTTTTTCCTGAAGATCTCTGTGACAGAAATAAGCATGGGCTGGTGCAGTGATCCTCAAGCAGTGGCTGAAGATTCCTCTGTTAAGGCAAGAATTTCCATGAGTGGTTTATACGCTATTCAGAAAGGACCTCAGACCTTAGTCTCAGGGCTTTTTTAAACCAGTCTACAAGTAATTGGGAGTGACCATTTGTAAAACCTTCAGGACAATTTGACACTGCTGTAACAACTAAGGGCATGATAATTTCTTCtttagcaatttatttttatttcatttaacttaaATATTGGCTGAAGACTGATGAGGGGGGAAAATTGGTCCTTCCTCACAGATAGTTTGAAAAGCACAGATCTAAAATCTAGGCTCCCTTGCCATGTCAAGTAAACTTGACCAGAGTGAGTAAGAGCCATAAAAAAAATTAGGTATCCTCACAGAATAaacattaatgaaacaaaaatgcaGTCCTGTCATGCCAGTATGAATATTGTAACTGCTGACCAACCCACTCTGGGACATAGGTCTTGTGCATGTATTCATAAATTACATCAGAGCATGTAACTAGATTCTTGTCCTTCCTTTTGATTTTGTAGTTGGTGAGTCAGTTCCTTTCGGCCTTCCCATCTGTAACCCGAGTTCAGTGACCTATAACCCTTTACATTGGGAATTGTTATGTACCAAATGAGGATAATAAGATTTATCTTGTTACATGAAATGCAAGGTATTATAttaatttccttctaaaataaCTAGCTATACTATCAATGAAAAGTGAGTAAAACCCAATAACCTAGACATATAAACCAGTTTTACCGGGTtcagaaaaagtataaaacacttaaaatgttTACATCTAAGCATTTCAAATGAAAAGACTTCCTT
The DNA window shown above is from Equus asinus isolate D_3611 breed Donkey chromosome 23, EquAss-T2T_v2, whole genome shotgun sequence and carries:
- the BNC2 gene encoding zinc finger protein basonuclin-2 isoform X5, with translation MVPVACAGRVLGADFCPNLEEPDQRLEVQAIRCTLVNCTCECFQPGKINLRTCDQCKHGWVAHALDKLSTQHLYHPTQVEIVQSNVVFDISSLMLYGTQAVPVRLKILLDRLFSVLKQEEVLHILHGLGWTLRDYVRGYILQDAAGKVLDRWAIMSREEEIITLQQFLRFGETKSIVELMAIQEKEGQAVAVPSSKTDSDIRTFIESNNRTRSPSLLAHLENSNPSSIHHFENIPNSLAFLLPFQYINPVSAPLLGLPPNGLLLEQPGLRLREPSLSTQNEYNESSESEVSPTPYKNDQTPNRNALTSITNVEPKTEPVCVSPIQNSAPVSDLNKTEHPKSSFRIHRMRRMGSASRKGRVFCNACGKTFYDKGTLKIHYNAVHLKIKHRCTIEGCNMVFSSLRSRNRHSANPNPRLHMPMLRNNRDKDLIRATSGAATPVIASTKSNLTLTSPGRPPMGFTTPPLDPVLQNPLPSQLVFSGLKTVQPVPPFYRSLLTPGEMVSPPTSLPTSPIIPTSGTIEQHPPPPSEPAAPVVMMATHEPSADLAPKKKPRKSSMPVKIEKEIIDTADEFDDEDDDPNDGGAVVNDMSHDNHCHSQEEMSPGMSVKDFSKHSRTRCISRTEIRRADSMTSEDQEPERDYENESESSEPKLGEESMEGDEHLHSEVSEKVLMNSERPDENHSEPSHQDVIKVKEEFTDPTYDMFYMSQYGLYNGGGASMAALHESFASSLNYGSPQKFSPEGDLCSSPDPKICYVCKKSFKSSYSVKLHYRNVHLKEMHVCTVAGCNAAFPSRRSRDRNRNLRMERTIGPGHRDSLHLCRHSANINLHRKLLTKELDDMGLDSSQPSLSKDLRDEFLMKIYGAQHPLGLDVREDASSPAGTEDSHLNGYGRGMAEDYMVLDLSTTSSLQSSSSIHSSRESDAGSDEGILLDDIDGASDSGESAHKAEAPALPGSLGAEVSGSLMFNSLSGSNGGIMCNICHKMYSNKGTLRVHYKTVHLREMHKCKVPGCNMMFSSVRSRNRHSQNPNLHKNIPFTSVD
- the BNC2 gene encoding zinc finger protein basonuclin-2 isoform X15 → MSEEAEVDVRERETQRDREPKRARDLTLRDSCTDNSMQFGTRTTAAEPGFMGTWQNADTNLLFRMSQQAIRCTLVNCTCECFQPGKINLRTCDQCKHGWVAHALDKLSTQHLYHPTQVEIVQSNVVFDISSLMLYGTQAVPVRLKILLDRLFSVLKQEEVLHILHGLGWTLRDYVRGYILQDAAGKVLDRWAIMSREEEIITLQQFLRFGETKSIVELMAIQEKEGQAVAVPSSKTDSDIRTFIESNNRTRSPSLLAHLENSNPSSIHHFENIPNSLAFLLPFQYINPVSAPLLGLPPNGLLLEQPGLRLREPSLSTQNEYNESSESEVSPTPYKNDQTPNRNALTSITNVEPKTEPVCVSPIQNSAPVSDLNKTEHPKSSFRIHRMRRMGSASRKGRVFCNACGKTFYDKGTLKIHYNAVHLKIKHRCTIEGCNMVFSSLRSRNRHSANPNPRLHMPMLRNNRDKDLIRATSGAATPVIASTKSNLTLTSPGRPPMGFTTPPLDPVLQNPLPSQLVFSGLKTVQPVPPFYRSLLTPGEMVSPPTSLPTSPIIPTSGTIEQHPPPPSEPAAPVVMMATHEPSADLAPKKKPRKSSMPVKIEKEIIDTADEFDDEDDDPNDGGAVVNDMSHDNHCHSQEEMSPGMSVKDFSKHSRTRCISRTEIRRADSMTSEDQEPERDYENESESSEPKLGEESMEGDEHLHSEVSEKVLMNSERPDENHSEPSHQDVIKVKEEFTDPTYDMFYMSQYGLYNGGGASMAALHESFASSLNYGSPQKFSPEGDLCSSPDPKICYVCKKSFKSSYSVKLHYRNVHLKEMHVCTVAGCNAAFPSRRSRDRNRNLRMERTIGPGHRDSLHLSKD
- the BNC2 gene encoding zinc finger protein basonuclin-2 isoform X13, with amino-acid sequence MSEEAEVDVRERETQRDREPKRARDLTLRDSCTDNSMQFGTRTTAAEPGFMGTWQNADTNLLFRMSQQVPVACAGRVLGADFCPNLEEPDQRLEVQAIRCTLVNCTCECFQPGKINLRTCDQCKHGWVAHALDKLSTQHLYHPTQVEIVQSNVVFDISSLMLYGTQAVPVRLKILLDRLFSVLKQEEVLHILHGLGWTLRDYVRGYILQDAAGKVLDRWAIMSREEEIITLQQFLRFGETKSIVELMAIQEKEGQAVAVPSSKTDSDIRTFIESNNRTRSPSLLAHLENSNPSSIHHFENIPNSLAFLLPFQYINPVSAPLLGLPPNGLLLEQPGLRLREPSLSTQNEYNESSESEVSPTPYKNDQTPNRNALTSITNVEPKTEPVCVSPIQNSAPVSDLNKTEHPKSSFRIHRMRRMGSASRKGRVFCNACGKTFYDKGTLKIHYNAVHLKIKHRCTIEGCNMVFSSLRSRNRHSANPNPRLHMPMLRNNRDKDLIRATSGAATPVIASTKSNLTLTSPGRPPMGFTTPPLDPVLQNPLPSQLVFSGLKTVQPVPPFYRSLLTPGEMVSPPTSLPTSPIIPTSGTIEQHPPPPSEPAAPVVMMATHEPSADLAPKKKPRKSSMPVKIEKEIIDTADEFDDEDDDPNDGGAVVNDMSHDNHCHSQEEMSPGMSVKDFSKHSRTRCISRTEIRRADSMTSEDQEPERDYENESESSEPKLGEESMEGDEHLHSEVSEKVLMNSERPDENHSEPSHQDVIKVKEEFTDPTYDMFYMSQYGLYNGGGASMAALHESFASSLNYGSPQKFSPEGDLCSSPDPKICYVCKKSFKSSYSVKLHYRNVHLKEMHVCTVAGCNAAFPSRRSRDRNRNLRMERTIGPGHRDSLHLSKD
- the BNC2 gene encoding zinc finger protein basonuclin-2 isoform X14 → MSEEAEVDVRERETQRDREPKRARDLTLRDSCTDNSMQFGTRTTAAEPGFMGTWQNADTNLLFRMSQQVPVACAGRVLGADFCPNLEEPDQRLEVQAIRCTLVNCTCECFQPGKINLRTCDQCKHGWVAHALDKLSTQHLYHPTQVEIVQSNVVFDISSLMLYGTQAVPVRLKILLDRLFSVLKQEEVLHILHGLGWTLRDYVRGYILQDAAGKVLDRWAIMSREEEIITLQQFLRFGETKSIVELMAIQEKEGQAVAVPSSKTDSDIRTFIESNNRTRSPSLLAHLENSNPSSIHHFENIPNSLAFLLPFQYINPVSAPLLGLPPNGLLLEQPGLRLREPSLSTQNEYNESSESEVSPTPYKNDQTPNRNALTSITNVEPKTEPVCVSPIQNSAPVSDLNKTEHPKSSFRIHRMRRMGSASRKGRVFCNACGKTFYDKGTLKIHYNAVHLKIKHRCTIEGCNMVFSSLRSRNRHSANPNPRLHMPMLRNNRDKDLIRATSGAATPVIASTKSNLTLTSPGRPPMGFTTPPLDPVLQNPLPSQLVFSGLKTVQPVPPFYRSLLTPGEMVSPPTSLPTSPIIPTSGTIEQHPPPPSEPAAPVVMMATHEPSADLAPKKKPRKSSMPVKIEKEIIDTADEFDDEDDDPNDGGAVVNDMSHDNHCHSQEEMSPGMSVKDFSKHSRTRCISRTEIRRADSMTSEDQEPERDYENESESSEPKLGEESMEGDEHLHSEVSEKVLMNSERPDENHSEPSHQDVIKVKEEFTDPTYDMFYMSQYGLYNGGGASMAALHESFASSLNYGSPQKFSPEGDLCSSPDPKICYVCKKSFKSSYSVKLHYRNVHLKEMHVCTVAGCNAAFPSRRSRDSKRLES
- the BNC2 gene encoding zinc finger protein basonuclin-2 isoform X12, producing the protein MSEEAEVDVRERETQRDREPKRARDLTLRDSCTDNSMQFGTRTTAAEPGFMGTWQNADTNLLFRMSQQVPVACAGRVLGADFCPNLEEPDQRLEVQAIRCTLVNCTCECFQPGKINLRTCDQCKHGWVAHALDKLSTQHLYHPTQVEIVQSNVVFDISSLMLYGTQAVPVRLKILLDRLFSVLKQEEVLHILHGLGWTLRDYVRGYILQDAAGKVLDRWAIMSREEEIITLQQFLRFGETKSIVELMAIQEKEGQAVAVPSSKTDSDIRTFIESNNRTRSPSLLAHLENSNPSSIHHFENIPNSLAFLLPFQYINPVSAPLLGLPPNGLLLEQPGLRLREPSLSTQNEYNESSESEVSPTPYKNDQTPNRNALTSITNVEPKTEPVCVSPIQNSAPVSDLNKTEHPKSSFRIHRMRRMGSASRKGRVFCNACGKTFYDKGTLKIHYNAVHLKIKHRCTIEGCNMVFSSLRSRNRHSANPNPRLHMPMLRNNRDKDLIRATSGAATPVIASTKSNLTLTSPGRPPMGFTTPPLDPVLQNPLPSQLVFSGLKTVQPVPPFYRSLLTPGEMVSPPTSLPTSPIIPTSGTIEQHPPPPSEPAAPVVMMATHEPSADLAPKKKPRKSSMPVKIEKEIIDTADEFDDEDDDPNDGGAVVNDMSHDNHCHSQEEMSPGMSVKDFSKHSRTRCISRTEIRRADSMTSEDQEPERDYENESESSEPKLGEESMEGDEHLHSEVSEKVLMNSERPDENHSEPSHQDVIKVKEEFTDPTYDMFYMSQYGLYNGGGASMAALHESFASSLNYGSPQKFSPEGDLCSSPDPKICYVCKKSFKSSYSVKLHYRNVHLKEMHVCTVAGCNAAFPSRRSRDRNRNLRMERTIGPGHRDSLHLYTVPT